In a single window of the Anguilla rostrata isolate EN2019 chromosome 6, ASM1855537v3, whole genome shotgun sequence genome:
- the LOC135256775 gene encoding solute carrier organic anion transporter family member 2A1-like codes for MEKKAKMISSSKITSVFCNIKFFVLCHGLLQLSQLLYSAYLKSSITTIERRFGLSSSSSGIISSLHEVGNTVLIVFVSYFGSRVHRPRLIGLGGLLMSVSAIILTLPQFLSQPYVFYSTLLDNPDVCDLRRNSSAADSCGEEDSRQLTDTSNLWLLMATAQLLFGVGSVPIQPFGISYVDDFAEAGNSPLYIAILFSVSVFGPAFGYLLGSVMLRIYVDVGRTDPASVLELSPTDPRWVGAWWMGLLVSSGCLALTSIPYFFFPREMQRELHETEAESDTLKEDPKKPAVSLFDFLKMFPRLFVRLLLSPLFLLLVLAQCCFSSVIAGLSTFLNKFLERQYSTSAAHASLLIGAINLPAAAVGMLVGGVIMKRASLSLKTIPRFSVAVLFVSILLCIPLFFMGCSTQKIAGVNVPYRDPSTIDRSLSTCNSNCSCLKSAFNPVCGSDNMEYISPCHAGCTSFSMDPEKAKRVQFYTNCSCVLDRDVPGSARPGSCENSCPHFLLPVIFIISLAGFIACLSHNPIYMMVLRTVPHEEKSFAIGVQFLLMRVLAWLPAPAVFGMAIDSTCMWWKRLCGNRLGSCGYYDNNLLRNRYLGLQVGCKAMGIFLLALVGWKVQRTEEYCLEKKPEGPV; via the exons TTCTTTGTTCTGTGCCATGGCCTACTGCAGTTGTCCCAGCTCCTCTACAGTGCATACCTCAAGAGCAGCATCACCACCATCGAGAGACGCTTTGGCCTCAGCAGTTCCTCCTCAGGCATCATTTCCTCCCTGCACGAG GTGGGGAACACGGTGCTGATTGTGTTCGTGAGCTACTTCGGGAGTCGGGTTCACCGGCCACGCCTCATCGGGCTGGGAGGCCTGCTCATGTCCGTCAGCGCCATCATCCTCACCCTACCTCAGTTCCTGTCGCAGCCCTATGTCTTCTACTCCACCTTATTGG ACAACCCTGATGTGTGCGACCTCAGACGAAACTCCTCAGCGGCGGACAGCTGCGGGGAGGAGGATTCCCGCCAGCTCACCGACACCAGCAACCTGTGGCTACTGATGGCCACCGCCCAGCTGCTGTTCGGGGTGGGCTCCGTGCCCATCCAGCCGTTCGGCATCTCCTACGTGGACGATTTCGCGGAGGCGGGAAACTCTCCTCTTTACATCG CCATCCTCTTCTCGGTCTCTGTGTTTGGGCCCGCCTTCGGATATCTGTTGGGATCTGTGATGCTGCGGATCTACGTGGACGTGGGCAGAACTGACCCAG CCAGCGTTCTGGAGCTGAGCCCCACTGATCCGCGCTGGGTCGGGGCCTGGTGGATGGGTCTCCTGGTCTCCTCTGGCTGTCTGGCTCTCACCTCTATCCCCTACTTTTTCTTCCCCCGGGAAATGCAACGGGAGTTGCAT GAGACTGAAGCTGAATCCGATACTTTGAAAGAAGACCCAAAGAAGCCTGCAGTATCTTTGTTTGACTTTCTTAAGA TGTTCCCCCGGCTGTTTGTGAGGCTGTTGCTAAGTCCGCTCTTCTTGCTGCTGGTTCTGGCCCAGTGCTGCTTCTCCTCGGTGATTGCCGGGTTGTCCACCTTCCTCAACAAGTTCCTGGAGCGACAGTACAGCACCTCCGCCGCTCACGCCAGCTTGCTCATTG GGGCAATAAACCTGCCAGCGGCTGCCGTGGGCATGCTCGTAGGCGGGGTGATCATGAAGCGGGCCAGCCTCTCCCTGAAGACCATCCCCAGGTTCTCcgtggctgtgctgtttgtctCCATCCTGCTGTGcatccctctctttttcatGGGCTGTTCCACACAGAAGATTGCCGGGGTCAATGTCCCCTACAGGGATCCTTCAACCATCGACAG ATCCTTGTCCACATGCAACTCCAACTGCTCCTGTCTTAAGAGCGCCTTCAACCCGGTATGTGGTTCGGACAACATGGAATACATCTCGCCCTGTCATGCAGGCTGCACCAGCTTCTCAATGGACCCAGAGAAAGCAAAGAGAGTCCAA TTCTACACCAACTGCAGCTGTGTCCTGGACCGGGACGTCCCGGGGAGTGCCCGCCCTGGCTCATGTGAAAACAGTTGCCCGCACTTCCTCCTGCCTGTCATTTTCATCATCTCCCTCGCTGGGTTCATTGCCTGCCTGTCCCACAACCCCATCTACATGATGGTACTAAG AACTGTCCCTCATGAAGAAAAGTCTTTTGCTATAGGAGTTCAGTTTTTGCTCATGAGGGTGCTGG CCTGGTTGCCGGCCCCGGCTGTGTTTGGGATGGCCATTGACTCCACGTGCATGTGGTGGAAGCGCCTCTGCGGCAACAGGCTGGGCTCCTGCGGTTACTACGACAACAACCTCCTTAGAAACAG GTACCTTGGCCTCCAGGTGGGCTGCAAAGCCATGGGCATCTTCCTCCTGGCCTTGGTGGGCTGGAAGGTGCAGCGGACCGAAGAGTACTGCCTGGAGAAGAAGCCAGAGGGTCCAGTGTGA